The following proteins are co-located in the Mesorhizobium sp. M1E.F.Ca.ET.045.02.1.1 genome:
- the ssuD gene encoding FMNH2-dependent alkanesulfonate monooxygenase: MAAEIPDRIKVLWFLPTHGDSRYLGTSEGGRAVDLDYLTQVAQVADTLGYYGVLLPTGRSCEDSWVVASALAPLTKRLRFLVAVRPGLQSPTLAARMTATLDRISNGRLLINVVTGGDPLENKGDGIFLSHAERYEVTQEFLQVYKRLLRGETVEHHGKHFRIEDGRLLFPPVQTPCPPLYFGGSSDAGSTVAAQEIDKYLTWGEPPADVERKLDGVRELAEKAGRKLSFGIRLHVIARETTEEAWAAADRLISRLDDATIASAQKVFARMDSVGQARMSALHGGDRSKLEIAPDLWAGVGLVRGGAGTALVGDPATIAERIDEYRRLGIDTFILSGYPHLEEAYRFGELVLPHLPTDHPVKAAGSSVNTGPFGETIAGDHRPKTLASAS, from the coding sequence ATGGCTGCTGAAATCCCCGATCGCATCAAGGTTCTGTGGTTCCTGCCGACACATGGCGACAGCCGCTATCTCGGCACCTCCGAAGGTGGCAGGGCGGTCGATCTCGACTATCTGACCCAGGTGGCGCAAGTGGCCGATACGCTCGGCTACTATGGTGTGCTGTTGCCCACCGGCCGCTCCTGCGAGGATTCCTGGGTCGTCGCCTCGGCGCTGGCGCCGCTGACGAAACGGCTGCGCTTCCTCGTCGCGGTGCGGCCGGGCCTGCAATCGCCGACGCTTGCCGCGCGCATGACGGCGACGCTCGACCGCATCTCCAACGGCCGGCTGCTGATCAATGTGGTCACCGGCGGCGACCCGCTGGAGAACAAGGGCGACGGCATCTTCCTGTCACATGCCGAGCGCTATGAGGTGACGCAGGAGTTCCTGCAGGTCTACAAGCGCCTGCTGAGAGGCGAGACGGTCGAGCATCATGGCAAGCATTTCCGCATCGAGGATGGCCGCCTGCTGTTCCCGCCGGTGCAGACACCTTGTCCGCCGCTCTATTTCGGCGGCTCGTCCGATGCCGGATCGACGGTGGCGGCGCAGGAGATCGACAAATACCTGACCTGGGGCGAACCGCCGGCCGACGTCGAGCGCAAGCTCGACGGCGTGCGCGAGCTTGCCGAAAAGGCGGGCCGCAAGCTCTCCTTCGGCATCCGCCTGCACGTCATCGCCCGCGAAACCACCGAGGAAGCCTGGGCGGCGGCCGACAGGCTGATCAGCCGGCTCGACGATGCGACCATCGCCTCGGCGCAGAAGGTTTTTGCGCGCATGGACTCGGTCGGCCAGGCGCGCATGAGCGCGCTGCATGGCGGCGACCGCTCGAAGCTCGAGATCGCGCCGGATCTGTGGGCCGGCGTCGGCCTGGTGCGTGGCGGGGCCGGCACGGCGCTGGTCGGGGATCCAGCCACGATTGCCGAGCGCATCGACGAATACCGGCGTCTTGGCATCGATACCTTCATCCTCTCGGGCTACCCGCATCTTGAAGAAGCCTATCGCTTCGGCGAGCTGGTGCTGCCGCATTTGCCGACCGATCACCCGGTCAAGGCCGCCGGCTCGTCCGTCAACACCGGCCCGTTCGGCGAGACCATCGCCGGCGACCATCGTCCGAAAACGCTCGCCAGCGCCTCGTGA
- a CDS encoding XRE family transcriptional regulator, whose product MADTLSSAIETAGSGDTADELPHILGRNLRRLRIRQGHSLERLAKLSSVSRAMLSQIETGRSAPSISLLWKIATALGVPFATLLDSQKVQGTVVLRREHAKILTSSDGKFTSRALFPFDGERKVEFYELRFAPGHTENAEAHAPGTIENLILIKGRLEIRAGLAASDVLAEGDAILFEADVPHSYRNLTDSEAIAYLVMTYVEAIG is encoded by the coding sequence GTGGCGGACACTCTGTCGAGCGCTATCGAAACCGCCGGAAGCGGTGATACTGCGGATGAGCTTCCTCACATTCTCGGACGAAATCTGCGCCGGCTGAGGATCCGCCAGGGGCACTCTCTCGAACGTCTGGCGAAGCTCTCGAGCGTCAGCAGAGCTATGCTCAGCCAGATCGAGACCGGCAGAAGCGCCCCAAGCATCAGCTTGCTCTGGAAAATCGCCACGGCACTTGGCGTGCCGTTCGCGACGCTGCTCGACAGCCAGAAAGTTCAAGGCACGGTAGTGCTGCGTCGCGAGCACGCGAAGATCCTGACCTCGTCGGATGGCAAATTCACCTCGCGGGCCCTGTTTCCCTTCGACGGCGAGCGCAAGGTCGAATTTTACGAGCTTCGCTTCGCCCCAGGCCACACCGAGAACGCCGAGGCGCACGCTCCCGGAACGATCGAAAATCTCATCCTCATTAAGGGTCGTTTGGAGATTCGAGCGGGGCTGGCCGCTTCCGATGTGCTTGCTGAGGGCGACGCGATTCTGTTCGAGGCCGATGTGCCGCACAGCTACCGGAATCTCACCGACAGTGAGGCGATCGCCTATCTCGTCATGACCTACGTCGAGGCTATCGGCTAG
- a CDS encoding NADP-dependent oxidoreductase produces MPIGANTRVVLAARPQGLPKPSDFRVETVGLPEPADGELLLQILYLSLDPYMRGRMDAAKSYAKPVEIDGVIEGGTVARVVRSRLDGFADGDVVLSHSGWQSFAISDGTGLRKLDPEAAPITTALGVLGMPGFTAYAGLLTIGRPKPGETVVVAAASGAVGSVVGQIARIKGARAVGIAGGPNKCAFVRDELGFDAVVDHRAKDFEAQLKAACPNGIDVYFENVGGHVWDAVFPLLNEFARVPVCGLIAQYNELPASGVDRLPGVMRDVLRRSLTIRGFIQREFVEQRPAFYEAMAGWIASRKVRYREDIVDGLHNAPDAFLGLLQGRNFGKLIVRVSR; encoded by the coding sequence ATGCCGATCGGGGCGAACACGCGCGTCGTGCTTGCGGCGAGGCCGCAGGGGCTGCCGAAACCGAGTGACTTCAGGGTCGAAACGGTCGGCCTGCCGGAACCCGCCGACGGGGAACTGCTGCTGCAGATCCTTTATCTCTCGCTCGATCCCTATATGCGCGGGCGCATGGACGCGGCGAAGTCCTATGCCAAGCCGGTCGAGATCGATGGCGTCATCGAGGGCGGCACGGTCGCCCGCGTCGTGCGGTCCCGCCTCGATGGCTTTGCCGACGGCGATGTCGTTCTGTCACATTCGGGATGGCAGAGCTTTGCGATTTCCGACGGCACCGGGCTGCGTAAGCTCGATCCGGAGGCAGCCCCCATCACCACTGCTCTCGGCGTTCTCGGCATGCCCGGCTTCACGGCCTATGCCGGCTTGCTCACCATTGGTCGACCGAAGCCGGGTGAGACCGTCGTGGTGGCGGCCGCAAGCGGCGCGGTCGGCTCGGTCGTCGGCCAGATCGCGCGCATCAAGGGCGCTCGCGCGGTCGGTATCGCAGGCGGTCCCAACAAATGCGCGTTCGTGCGTGACGAGCTTGGCTTCGACGCGGTCGTTGATCACCGTGCGAAGGATTTCGAGGCGCAGTTGAAGGCCGCCTGTCCGAACGGCATCGACGTCTATTTCGAGAATGTCGGCGGCCATGTCTGGGACGCCGTGTTTCCGCTGCTCAACGAGTTTGCCCGCGTGCCGGTCTGCGGGCTGATCGCGCAGTACAATGAGTTGCCGGCTTCCGGCGTGGATCGGCTGCCAGGGGTCATGCGCGACGTGTTGCGCCGCAGCCTCACCATCAGGGGCTTCATCCAGCGCGAGTTCGTGGAACAGCGTCCGGCCTTCTACGAGGCGATGGCCGGCTGGATCGCGTCCAGAAAGGTCCGTTACAGGGAAGACATCGTCGATGGGCTGCACAATGCGCCGGATGCATTTCTCGGCCTCCTGCAGGGGCGCAATTTCGGCAAGCTGATCGTGCGCGTCTCGCGCTGA
- a CDS encoding sulfonate ABC transporter substrate-binding protein yields MTLVGGIALGIAAAAAHAEDKVVRIGFQKYGTLILLKTKGLLEEKLKPQGYTVEWTEFPAGPQLLEALNVGSIDFGTTGEAPPIFAQAAGAPLVYVGYEPPAPEAEAILVPKDSPLKTVADLKGKKVALNKGSNVHYLLVKALEKAGLAYTDIDVNFLPPADARAAFEQGAVDAWVIWEPFLAAAEAATGARQLANGSGVVDNHEFYLSSRDFLDAHPDAVDTILASLGEVDTWINASRADVAKQFSPALGIPEEVLQVAVQRRSYGVQPITPEVAAAQQKIADVFFKLGLIPHEISIADAVRKPQS; encoded by the coding sequence ATGACGCTCGTCGGCGGCATCGCCTTGGGTATTGCAGCGGCGGCAGCCCACGCCGAGGACAAGGTCGTCCGGATTGGCTTCCAGAAATACGGCACGCTCATTCTGCTGAAGACGAAGGGGCTGCTCGAGGAGAAGCTCAAGCCGCAGGGATACACAGTCGAATGGACCGAGTTCCCGGCCGGGCCGCAGCTGCTTGAGGCGCTTAACGTCGGCTCCATCGACTTCGGCACGACTGGCGAGGCGCCGCCGATCTTCGCGCAGGCGGCTGGCGCGCCACTGGTCTATGTCGGCTATGAGCCTCCGGCACCGGAAGCCGAGGCGATCCTGGTCCCCAAGGACAGCCCGCTCAAGACGGTGGCCGATCTGAAGGGCAAGAAGGTCGCACTGAACAAGGGCTCCAATGTCCACTACCTGCTGGTCAAGGCCCTCGAGAAGGCGGGACTTGCCTACACCGACATCGATGTGAACTTCCTGCCGCCGGCCGACGCGCGCGCCGCCTTCGAGCAGGGCGCCGTCGATGCCTGGGTCATCTGGGAGCCCTTCCTGGCAGCCGCCGAAGCGGCGACCGGTGCACGGCAGCTGGCGAACGGCAGCGGCGTCGTGGACAATCACGAGTTCTACCTGTCCTCGCGCGACTTCCTCGACGCTCATCCCGACGCGGTCGACACGATCCTTGCCTCGCTCGGCGAGGTCGACACATGGATCAACGCTAGTCGCGCCGACGTGGCGAAGCAGTTCTCGCCGGCGCTCGGCATTCCCGAGGAGGTGCTGCAGGTCGCGGTCCAGCGGCGCAGCTACGGCGTGCAGCCGATCACGCCGGAAGTGGCGGCCGCGCAGCAGAAGATCGCCGACGTGTTCTTCAAGCTCGGCCTGATCCCGCACGAGATCTCGATCGCCGACGCCGTGAGGAAGCCGCAATCGTGA
- the ssuD gene encoding FMNH2-dependent alkanesulfonate monooxygenase — MNTAADLSPDRVNVLWFLPTHGDGRYLGTAVGGRATDLPYLRQIAQAADQLGYYGVLLPTGKSCEDSWIVASAMLTSTERLKFLVAVRPGLQPPTVAARMTATLDRLSSGRLLINVVTGGDPVENKGDGIFLSHADRYEITREFMHAYKALLAGETVTTSGKHIRLEGGQLLFPPVQSPHPPLYFGGSSEEGIDVAAETVDKYLTWGEPPALVAEKIAKVRATTRKHGRKLSFGIRLHVIVRETSDEAWAAADRLIAHLDDETIAKAQTVFARMDSVGQSRMSALHGGRRDKLVVSPNLWAGVGLVRGGAGTALVGSPEEVAARMNEYRSIGIDTFILSGYPHLEEAYRFAELVFPLLPLAHAPEKAELSVNTGPFGETIANEIRPAARRAS, encoded by the coding sequence GTGAACACCGCAGCCGACCTTTCGCCCGACCGGGTGAACGTGCTGTGGTTCCTGCCGACCCACGGGGACGGCAGGTACCTCGGCACCGCAGTCGGCGGCCGTGCGACCGATCTCCCGTATCTCAGGCAGATCGCGCAGGCGGCAGACCAGCTCGGCTACTACGGCGTGCTGTTGCCGACGGGAAAGAGCTGTGAGGATTCCTGGATCGTCGCCTCGGCGATGCTCACCTCCACGGAGCGGTTGAAGTTCCTGGTCGCGGTGAGGCCCGGGCTACAGCCGCCGACCGTCGCCGCGCGCATGACCGCAACGCTGGACCGTCTGTCAAGCGGACGGCTGTTGATCAACGTCGTCACCGGCGGCGACCCGGTCGAAAATAAGGGTGACGGCATCTTCCTCAGCCATGCCGACCGCTACGAGATCACCCGCGAGTTCATGCATGCTTACAAGGCGCTGCTCGCCGGCGAGACCGTGACGACGTCGGGCAAGCACATCCGCCTCGAGGGCGGACAGCTATTGTTCCCGCCGGTGCAGTCACCGCATCCGCCGCTCTACTTCGGCGGCTCATCCGAAGAAGGCATCGACGTCGCAGCAGAGACGGTCGACAAATATCTCACCTGGGGCGAGCCGCCGGCACTCGTCGCCGAGAAGATCGCCAAGGTGAGGGCGACGACCCGCAAGCACGGCCGAAAACTCAGCTTCGGCATTCGCCTTCACGTCATCGTGCGCGAGACCTCTGACGAAGCCTGGGCAGCGGCCGACCGCCTGATCGCGCATCTCGACGACGAGACGATCGCCAAGGCGCAAACCGTGTTCGCGCGCATGGACTCCGTCGGGCAGAGCCGCATGAGCGCGCTGCACGGCGGGCGCCGCGACAAGCTCGTCGTCAGCCCCAATCTCTGGGCGGGCGTCGGCCTGGTCAGAGGGGGTGCGGGAACCGCCCTCGTCGGTTCGCCGGAAGAAGTCGCCGCACGCATGAACGAATACCGGTCGATCGGCATCGATACGTTCATCCTGTCGGGCTACCCGCATCTCGAAGAAGCGTACCGGTTCGCCGAACTCGTCTTCCCGTTGCTGCCGCTGGCGCATGCGCCGGAGAAGGCCGAGCTCTCCGTCAACACCGGTCCGTTCGGCGAGACGATCGCCAACGAGATCCGCCCCGCTGCAAGAAGGGCGTCCTGA
- the ssuC gene encoding aliphatic sulfonate ABC transporter permease SsuC, whose translation MARPSRLHGTGAAAFQTLASWALPIGLVIVWEIASRSGALSTRLLPAPSAVAVAFWESLKNGTLLTHATISTERALKGLLIGGGIGFVLGILAGVSRLAETIFDSSMQMLRNVPHLAIIPLVILWFGIGEGAKIFLVAIGTAFPIYLNTFHGIRTVDPKLIEMARVYGLGPFALFFRVILPGALPSILVGLRFSLGIMWLTLIVAETISASSGIGYMTMNAREFLQTDVVVLGIIVYALLGKLADFITRIIEARALAWHPAYRPNATREATS comes from the coding sequence ATGGCCCGGCCCTCGCGCCTTCACGGCACCGGCGCGGCAGCGTTTCAGACGCTGGCGTCCTGGGCGCTGCCGATCGGCCTCGTGATCGTCTGGGAGATCGCCTCGCGAAGCGGCGCGCTGTCGACCCGCCTCCTGCCGGCGCCAAGCGCAGTAGCGGTGGCGTTCTGGGAGAGCCTCAAAAACGGCACGCTTCTTACCCACGCGACGATCTCGACCGAACGCGCGCTCAAGGGGCTGCTCATCGGCGGCGGCATCGGCTTCGTGCTGGGAATCCTCGCCGGGGTCTCGCGACTGGCTGAGACCATCTTCGACTCCTCGATGCAGATGCTGCGCAATGTGCCGCATCTGGCAATCATCCCGCTGGTCATCCTGTGGTTCGGGATCGGCGAAGGAGCGAAGATATTCCTCGTCGCGATCGGCACAGCCTTTCCGATTTATCTCAACACCTTCCACGGCATCCGCACCGTCGATCCGAAGCTGATCGAGATGGCGCGCGTCTACGGACTGGGTCCATTCGCCCTGTTCTTCAGGGTAATCCTTCCCGGTGCGCTCCCCTCGATCCTCGTCGGGCTACGCTTCTCGCTCGGCATCATGTGGCTCACTCTGATCGTGGCCGAAACGATCTCGGCTTCGTCCGGCATCGGCTACATGACCATGAACGCGCGCGAGTTCCTGCAGACGGACGTCGTCGTGCTCGGCATCATCGTCTACGCGCTGCTCGGCAAGCTGGCCGATTTCATCACGCGGATCATCGAGGCACGCGCACTCGCCTGGCATCCTGCCTATCGTCCGAACGCAACCAGGGAAGCGACGTCGTGA
- a CDS encoding ATP-binding cassette domain-containing protein — protein MAPGDLDTRSPGGQDVRLDGLSKSFGERCVLSELDLTIPSGQLLAIVGRSGCGKSTLLRLIAGLDRPTSGTIAVGGAKVESLQSNVRLLFQDARLLPWHRVLGNVGIARTKGWRETAAKALADVGLADRSKDWPAVLSGGQAQRVALARALVSRPGVLLLDEPFGALDALTRMEMHRLLERIWREHGFTTVLITHDVAEAVALADRVLVIRDGGIALDMPVDLPRPRREAADTAAVALQARILEEV, from the coding sequence GTGGCACCGGGCGACCTCGACACGCGGTCACCGGGTGGGCAGGACGTCCGCCTCGACGGCCTCTCGAAGTCGTTTGGCGAGAGATGCGTCCTGTCGGAACTCGACCTGACGATTCCCTCCGGGCAATTGCTGGCGATCGTCGGCCGCTCCGGCTGCGGCAAGTCCACGCTGCTTCGCCTCATCGCCGGCCTCGACCGGCCGACGAGCGGCACGATTGCGGTCGGCGGCGCCAAAGTCGAGTCGCTGCAATCGAACGTCCGGCTGCTCTTCCAGGACGCGCGGCTGCTTCCCTGGCATCGCGTGCTGGGCAATGTCGGCATTGCGCGCACCAAGGGTTGGCGCGAGACGGCTGCCAAGGCCCTTGCGGATGTGGGACTCGCCGATCGATCGAAGGACTGGCCCGCCGTCCTGTCCGGCGGACAGGCCCAGCGCGTCGCGCTCGCCAGGGCTCTGGTGAGCCGGCCAGGAGTCCTGCTCCTCGACGAGCCGTTCGGCGCTCTCGATGCATTGACGCGCATGGAGATGCATCGCCTGCTTGAGCGCATCTGGCGCGAGCACGGCTTTACGACAGTGCTCATCACCCATGACGTCGCCGAGGCGGTGGCCCTTGCGGACCGGGTGCTCGTCATTCGCGACGGCGGCATAGCGCTCGACATGCCGGTCGATCTGCCCCGGCCGAGACGGGAGGCCGCCGATACCGCGGCCGTCGCGCTGCAGGCGAGAATTCTCGAAGAGGTATAG
- a CDS encoding vanadium-dependent haloperoxidase codes for MGVADGGRRRFLGAAGGVAAIAVTGLPPLAVVGATPARAAEQTSEEAHLAFRKHAYVVRSTAADADFAVEIAPHPVNGDEQKYPNLIGSDTRGLPHDERGEVDRAAFDAALKAYAWGDPADFEAIPLGGKRKQLNPIGSLAVNLTGCVGPQFAVPPAPTLDGATRASEAVELYWQSLLRDVPLSELTNDTRNKDVLAAVDELNNLAAFNGPRKDGSITPETLFRGTALYVDAADPSGRTGRYATPPGTLQGPYISQFLLKDAPYGSQLIPARIRTAAAGTDFLTGYDEWLAIQNGNPPAKPTSFDPTLRYIATGRDLAEYVHNNPATFWSAALLLGVGSDKANAEYGGFGIPFSKSNPYVKSKTQTGGYGTFGLTYAQGLLPLTASLAIRVAYWQKFYVHRAPRPEAYGGLIHHRIANKVDAYTVHGDVLNSAALARSVGKFGTHLLSHVYPEGAPIHSTYPGGAAQIAASNVTILKALFDEDAVIPNPVQPDPKDPTKLVPYRGEPLTVGGELNKLAWNYGIGRDWAGIHWRSDFSASLALGEAVAISVLRNERQTYREPFGKFTFTRFDGTKAEV; via the coding sequence GTGGGCGTTGCCGATGGCGGCCGCCGCCGCTTTCTGGGCGCCGCCGGAGGCGTCGCGGCGATAGCCGTCACGGGCTTGCCTCCGCTCGCAGTCGTCGGCGCGACGCCGGCCCGCGCCGCCGAACAAACCTCGGAGGAAGCCCACCTCGCCTTCCGTAAGCACGCCTATGTCGTGCGAAGCACCGCAGCGGATGCGGATTTCGCGGTCGAGATAGCGCCGCATCCGGTTAACGGAGACGAGCAGAAGTATCCGAACCTGATCGGCTCCGACACACGCGGCCTGCCGCATGACGAACGCGGCGAAGTCGACCGTGCAGCCTTTGACGCGGCGCTCAAGGCCTATGCATGGGGCGATCCGGCCGACTTCGAGGCGATACCGCTCGGCGGGAAGCGCAAGCAGCTCAATCCGATCGGCTCGCTCGCGGTGAACCTGACGGGCTGCGTCGGTCCGCAATTCGCTGTCCCGCCGGCTCCGACGCTCGACGGCGCAACCCGGGCGAGCGAGGCCGTCGAGCTCTACTGGCAGTCGCTCCTGCGCGACGTTCCGCTGTCGGAGCTGACGAACGACACCAGAAACAAGGACGTGCTCGCCGCGGTCGACGAATTGAACAACCTCGCCGCCTTCAACGGCCCGCGCAAGGACGGCAGCATCACGCCCGAGACCCTGTTCCGCGGGACAGCACTCTATGTCGACGCCGCAGATCCGTCGGGGCGGACCGGGCGCTATGCAACGCCGCCCGGCACGCTTCAGGGTCCCTACATCTCGCAATTCCTGCTCAAGGACGCTCCTTACGGCAGCCAGCTCATCCCCGCCCGCATCCGCACCGCCGCGGCCGGCACCGATTTCCTCACCGGCTACGACGAGTGGCTCGCCATCCAGAACGGCAATCCGCCCGCCAAGCCGACCAGCTTCGACCCGACGCTGCGCTACATCGCGACCGGCCGCGACCTCGCCGAATATGTGCACAACAACCCGGCCACATTCTGGTCGGCCGCCCTGCTGCTCGGCGTGGGATCCGACAAGGCCAATGCCGAGTACGGAGGCTTTGGGATCCCGTTCAGCAAATCCAATCCCTACGTGAAGTCGAAAACGCAGACCGGCGGGTACGGCACGTTCGGCCTGACTTACGCACAGGGCCTGCTGCCGTTGACTGCTTCGCTGGCCATCCGTGTGGCGTACTGGCAGAAATTCTACGTCCATCGCGCCCCGCGGCCGGAGGCTTATGGCGGGCTGATCCACCACCGCATCGCCAACAAGGTGGACGCCTATACCGTCCACGGCGACGTCCTGAACTCGGCCGCTTTGGCACGAAGCGTCGGCAAGTTCGGCACCCATCTCCTCTCCCACGTGTATCCGGAGGGAGCGCCGATCCACTCCACCTATCCCGGCGGGGCGGCCCAGATCGCTGCGTCCAACGTGACGATCCTCAAAGCGCTGTTCGATGAGGACGCCGTCATCCCCAATCCCGTGCAGCCAGACCCGAAGGATCCGACGAAGCTCGTCCCCTACCGGGGCGAGCCGCTCACCGTCGGTGGCGAGCTCAACAAGCTCGCCTGGAACTACGGCATCGGCCGCGACTGGGCCGGCATCCATTGGCGCTCCGACTTCTCGGCGTCGCTGGCGCTCGGCGAGGCTGTCGCGATCAGCGTGTTGCGCAACGAGCGGCAAACGTATCGTGAGCCGTTCGGGAAATTCACGTTCACCCGCTTCGACGGAACGAAGGCCGAGGTGTGA
- a CDS encoding rhodanese-like domain-containing protein, with product MLAAFRLLDVRDAEAFRADHAASAVRVPVELWEAAAKAGETSFENVAYWERAIASLGVGGSVPAVVYDDGRMTEAARVWFILQYFGAEALIVNGGWPAIRGRSELLAKAGEAPGLTAFCARPGVGSVGLVDRDTLKGELDSVQLLDARTAAEFAGTDLRRNARGGHLPGARLLSHASLLEDSRLRPTAELRRLLSDAGFHSGRHVVTHCDGGGRAALAAIAAVRAGYDDVRAYYLSFADWAKDESCPIVQDQQTG from the coding sequence TTGCTCGCCGCCTTTCGCCTGCTCGATGTGCGCGATGCCGAGGCATTCCGGGCCGATCACGCGGCGAGTGCCGTCCGCGTGCCCGTCGAGCTCTGGGAAGCAGCCGCGAAGGCAGGCGAGACCTCATTCGAGAACGTCGCTTACTGGGAGCGTGCGATTGCCAGTCTCGGCGTCGGCGGATCCGTGCCGGCGGTCGTCTATGACGATGGGCGCATGACGGAAGCCGCGCGCGTGTGGTTCATCCTGCAGTATTTCGGAGCCGAGGCGCTCATCGTGAACGGCGGATGGCCTGCGATCCGCGGTCGAAGCGAGCTGCTGGCCAAGGCGGGCGAGGCACCGGGCCTGACGGCGTTTTGCGCTCGGCCCGGTGTCGGATCCGTCGGTCTGGTCGATCGTGACACGCTGAAGGGAGAGCTCGACAGCGTCCAGCTTCTCGACGCCCGCACCGCAGCGGAGTTCGCCGGCACCGATCTTCGGCGCAATGCTCGAGGCGGGCATCTGCCGGGAGCGCGTCTGCTTTCTCACGCGAGCCTGCTCGAGGACAGCCGCCTAAGGCCAACCGCCGAGCTTCGAAGATTGCTGTCCGATGCCGGATTTCACTCAGGCAGGCACGTGGTCACGCACTGCGACGGCGGTGGCCGCGCTGCGCTGGCCGCAATCGCCGCCGTCCGCGCAGGCTACGACGATGTCCGCGCCTATTACCTCAGCTTCGCCGACTGGGCGAAGGACGAGAGCTGTCCGATCGTGCAGGACCAGCAGACCGGGTGA
- the proX gene encoding glycine betaine/L-proline ABC transporter substrate-binding protein ProX, translated as MKHSLKTFSLFVTGMVLAASLGQTAFAEDLPGSGKTVRYAQSDSLGANYVVAQIGMAAMKELGYDVKLSTLNTTLFFQAAAQGDLDIATDINFPQREPGYKKVEAQAEIVGGGLIQGGGINGYLIDKKTADANNITTLDQMKDAKIAALFGTTGKADLINCDPGWSCGDVVDFQLEKFGLKGSVNSVRGKYEALMVEAVARVKRGEPVFFYAWSPSWMNKALVPGKDVVWLPTPFDALPESVPNKGSALVPGVSGCAGGADPCRMAMAAWNWNAVANREFIAANPAVKKLVEQMSFPLADWSTWEQTISEKGGSDSNIKKLAQGWIETHQEQFNAWVDRAKIAS; from the coding sequence ATGAAGCACAGCCTGAAAACCTTTTCCCTTTTTGTCACCGGCATGGTGCTGGCGGCCTCTCTAGGCCAAACTGCTTTCGCCGAAGACCTGCCTGGGAGCGGCAAGACGGTGCGGTACGCCCAGTCCGACAGCCTAGGCGCCAATTATGTCGTTGCCCAGATCGGCATGGCGGCGATGAAGGAACTCGGTTACGACGTCAAGCTTAGCACGCTCAACACCACGTTGTTCTTCCAGGCGGCGGCCCAGGGCGATCTCGATATCGCGACCGATATAAACTTCCCGCAGCGCGAGCCGGGCTACAAGAAGGTCGAGGCGCAGGCCGAGATCGTCGGCGGTGGCCTAATTCAAGGCGGCGGCATCAATGGCTATCTGATCGACAAGAAAACCGCCGACGCAAACAACATCACCACGCTCGATCAGATGAAGGATGCGAAGATCGCAGCTCTTTTCGGCACGACCGGCAAAGCCGACCTCATCAATTGCGATCCGGGCTGGAGTTGCGGCGACGTCGTCGACTTCCAGCTTGAGAAATTCGGACTCAAGGGCAGCGTTAATTCGGTCCGCGGCAAATACGAGGCGCTGATGGTCGAGGCCGTCGCCCGTGTTAAGCGCGGCGAGCCGGTATTCTTTTATGCCTGGAGCCCTTCGTGGATGAACAAGGCTCTGGTGCCTGGCAAAGATGTCGTCTGGTTGCCGACGCCCTTCGATGCCTTGCCGGAATCGGTCCCTAACAAGGGGTCTGCCCTAGTGCCTGGCGTCAGCGGTTGCGCTGGCGGCGCTGATCCATGCCGCATGGCCATGGCGGCGTGGAACTGGAACGCCGTCGCCAATCGGGAGTTCATTGCAGCCAATCCGGCAGTCAAGAAGCTCGTAGAGCAGATGTCGTTCCCGCTGGCCGACTGGTCGACCTGGGAACAAACGATCAGCGAAAAGGGCGGCAGCGACAGCAACATCAAAAAGCTGGCACAGGGATGGATCGAAACCCATCAGGAACAGTTCAATGCCTGGGTTGACCGTGCCAAAATTGCAAGCTGA